A genome region from candidate division KSB1 bacterium includes the following:
- the folB gene encoding dihydroneopterin aldolase, whose amino-acid sequence MKHDKLSVMGMIFHAHHGLEQDEMKNGQRFEVDIEMLTDIAQAAATDNLKHVVDVREVYRKVESIVVRERFYLIETLSERIARTLLDAFDIHQVTVRVRKPFAPLGGLANGTQIEITRKREQI is encoded by the coding sequence ATGAAACATGATAAATTATCTGTGATGGGTATGATTTTTCACGCGCATCACGGACTGGAACAGGATGAAATGAAAAACGGTCAGCGATTCGAAGTGGATATAGAGATGCTGACCGATATTGCACAGGCTGCGGCCACCGATAATCTCAAGCACGTGGTGGATGTACGCGAGGTGTACCGCAAAGTGGAGAGCATTGTGGTTCGGGAGCGTTTTTATCTCATCGAAACCCTGAGTGAGCGCATTGCCCGTACGCTTCTGGATGCGTTTGACATCCACCAGGTGACCGTGCGGGTGCGCAAACCGTTTGCCCCATTGGGCGGTCTCGCAAATGGAACTCAGATCGAGATTACACGTAAACGTGAACAGATATGA
- the folK gene encoding 2-amino-4-hydroxy-6-hydroxymethyldihydropteridine diphosphokinase, which produces MSVRAYMGLGSNQGDRYKNLLTALSCVHASDRVSLLRVSPIYCTAPVGITEQPDFYNAVAALDTERKARHLLQLFLQIETRMGRVRTMRWGPRLIDLDLLLYGDKIIREDGLCVPHPELMRRRFVLQPLKDVGPDLTVPEPEKPLNTGCAG; this is translated from the coding sequence ATGAGCGTGCGCGCCTATATGGGGCTGGGCAGCAATCAGGGCGACCGCTACAAAAATCTGCTCACCGCTTTGAGCTGTGTTCATGCATCGGACCGGGTGTCGCTGCTCCGGGTGTCGCCGATCTATTGTACCGCTCCGGTCGGGATCACTGAGCAACCGGATTTTTACAATGCCGTCGCTGCTCTGGATACTGAGCGGAAGGCGCGCCATCTGCTGCAGTTGTTTTTGCAGATCGAGACCCGTATGGGACGTGTGCGTACGATGCGCTGGGGACCGCGGCTGATCGATCTGGACCTGTTGTTGTATGGTGACAAGATAATCCGCGAGGACGGGCTGTGCGTTCCGCATCCGGAATTGATGCGCCGGCGTTTTGTTCTGCAGCCGTTAAAGGATGTGGGTCCGGATTTGACCGTCCCGGAACCGGAAAAACCGTTGAACACGGGCTGCGCGGGCTAA